The genome window AAAGATTTGCACGCTCGCAAGCAAATCGTTGTAATCTCTTTCTTAGAATGAATGACAAATATGGTCAGGAAAGTAAGGTAACACTAGATGTTGCCGCCATTCAAGATGACAGAGAAAGACAAACGATACGCTCCAAGTGGTGGTGCTCGTTAACACTCTGCGATAAGTTTAATTATCTACTTCGCGTGCGTAATTTGCAGGACCAAAAGTGGAGTATTCCACGAATGTTGCCAAATCCAATATTTCTATATACAAAAGTCCTTTTCAAAAAAATAGTTAATATAAAAAAATATGTGTTTATTAAAGCGAAGTGGTCGAAGTAATATCGATAAGGTGTTAGTTGGTAATGAATCAATATAAATTGTTAAAAAGACTTGCAAGGAGTCTTGCTCATTATTTAAGGAATACTTTGAAGCGCGCGCAACTGTATCCGCTTGGATTGCGTACGTGTGCTTCGACATCTATTGCTTGGACGGTCTCGGTAGACGGAGGCGGAAGTAGTTGTCTTGTCAGGGTCGGACAGTACTCAACACTTGATGCTGGGGTAATTCTCCGTGCGTATGGTGGGTATATAGAAATCGGAGAACACTGTAGCATTAACCCATATAGTGTTTTGTATGGCGGTGGGTCGATAAAAATTGGCAATGGTGTGCGTATTGGTCCGCACAGCCTAATTGTTGCCTCGAATCACATATTCGATGACGCTACGAAGTATATATATCAACAAGGTGAAACCACAAAGGGAATTACAATCGAAGATGATGTTTGGATCGGTGCTGGCGCGAAAATTCTTGACGGTATTGTTGTTCGAAAAGGTACAGTTGTTGGAGCTGGCGCAGTGGTAACTAAATCAACTGAATGTTACTCAGTTATTGTCGGGGTACCAGCAAAACAGATATCTTCAAGAGTATCTTGAGAGCGTGCTTAGGTGTTTCCCCTTTTATTATATTTTAAATAATATTTTTTTGATTGCT of Pseudomonas pohangensis contains these proteins:
- a CDS encoding acyltransferase; the protein is MNQYKLLKRLARSLAHYLRNTLKRAQLYPLGLRTCASTSIAWTVSVDGGGSSCLVRVGQYSTLDAGVILRAYGGYIEIGEHCSINPYSVLYGGGSIKIGNGVRIGPHSLIVASNHIFDDATKYIYQQGETTKGITIEDDVWIGAGAKILDGIVVRKGTVVGAGAVVTKSTECYSVIVGVPAKQISSRVS